The Magallana gigas chromosome 6, xbMagGiga1.1, whole genome shotgun sequence genome includes the window AGCAATATTGTTGCTTTCATGCTATGTGAGTAAGTACaagcaataaataaaacttgtacTTCAGTTTATCTCTATCTTCAATTTCTAATAACGATTGAAATAATACTAAGAAAACAACAAGGCAGCAACGtaacaaaatgaaaagtttCTGATTCAGCTCATACCCACAAAGCTGTACATGTCAAACTTGTGCGAACATGGGGTTTTCTTTCATTCAAGCAACCATCCATTAGGATGGTTTCAATTCGAATTCAATACAATATGTTCCATCTAAACCGAAATAGACACCTTCCGTAATGCATTATCGTCGTCTTCTAAATAGTATTAGCTCTCAATGAAGTATAAAATACCGTTTAGTTTATGAACATTTAACATATTCTATCATGCGGAGCATTCTGTTGTGTATAAATTGGTGAAACATTTCTGttatttactaaataataaGCTACAATTAAAGCCTTTATACATATAAACAGAAAGAACTGAATAAATCTTCCAaagggtcgcatgctgactggcgattttcatactaattgttagatcataattaatcacctaattgtctacggactttccGTTTTTTTTCTCGATTACGACAAAgtgcacacggcgggtgtgaccggtcagcagaggatgcttactcctcctaggcacctgatcccgTCTCTATCCTTTTAGAGGTTCGTATTGCTCtgatttgaatttgtatttcgttttatggatttttcagatttttgacagtttgttattgtcatttttcataaatagaaataacaatCATACGGTGTAAAGTCATTTATTTTGTgtcattaaatacatttttatgagTTATGTACACGGTCATGTTTGGTAAAAACAAATTCAAGACGTCCTTGTCGAACATTCCTCTAATAATAGCtctgaaaagaaaatcaaaacatataacataaaaaaactataaaaacaaTTTGTCATGATTAACCTATTCGAACTTGCAATATTCAATTTACCTTTCCAAGACGGCCAAGACCACTTCGATATCCATTTAGGCCTCCATACACATTGTTTCCATACAAGCCATTGTACAGATCGTTCCCGTAGAGCCCGCCATAGAGACCGTTTCCGTAGATACCGTTTCCATATAGACCACCATAGAGACCGTTTCCATAAAGCCCACCATAGAGACCGTTTCCATACAACCCATTACCATACAACCCGTTTCCATACAGTCCATTTCCATAGAGACTGTTACCGTAGTAGGGGTTGTTAAGTCCCAGACCGTAGCCGATGCCTCCGTAGTAAAAGCCAAAGGCCACAGAGAAAAGGGCAAGGCAACAGAGCAATCGGAACATCTAAAtcgaaaaacaataaaagaataaaaagtaataaaaagtcTGGGACCAACCataattacattattttgaaagtaaactactttcaaacttattttaagtacaataacttttaaaactttacCTTTTGTCGGTCTTGGGTGGTTATCCAATATTGTTTGAAGCTCAGCCTGTTGAGACTTATATACTCACTAGCAGGTTAAACGTCATCGTAATCTGCGTTACGAAAGTGATTAATATTAACCACAAGGTGCCATCACTCCGCCACAAGTACTTGTTAAACAATCGTCCAAACTACACtatttatcaaaaaagatttttaaatcaaacatttaTTGCACTCACTCAAATGACAAGAGAGGGTACCAACGTCCTACGCAgaaaaggtagaaataggtcaGTTGTGAAAGCGATTAAAAGCCGTCGGTTAAAGTCGCCtcatttaaaaaagatgataagtattatttttgtccatttcttcaaaattcatttctattCAACTTTTTGGTACATCTCATGTTTTGTTTATCCTAAATGTTGCTCTTTgatcatttaaattcaatatatgtTTATGATGGTTGCACAATGCTTAATTTATCTTATTATATTTAGATATGTTAAAACTAACATCAAAATGGATCTAGTGATTGGTTTCCGATAGTGGCCGAATgatgataaagaaagaaaaatatataaagatttgaaagaaaaacaatcCATAAAGTTATACTTGGTCCAAAATCTTTTTGAGGCAATTTCAGGTTAAAAGTTATAATGTTCAGATAAGCGGTGTTATCTAACATTAAAGCCATcccattcatgaaatacatgtaataagttttTCTTAAGTCGATTAAAAAACCTAGCGACAATATATCCTTTGTGTACTCCAGCATATTTTAAAGGTATGTTTTCCTGGTTTAGAAAAGTCACAAATGTCTTTCCCATTCACCACTGATAAATTAGTTTATGGGGACACATTGAACAACACGTTGTTAATAATCTTATATTAATAAGTAAATTTTTTGTAACACATTTATTATTTAGACCAACATATGGAATATCTTTAGCCGAGATTATTGCACGAGAGTTCAGATACTTTGGATTACAACTTTTCATTAATTCCACAAAATAAACTGTAttcatgttttgtaaaaaaaaaagtatattgttataaataaatattaataaatttgtttGTTAGCGAGAATTGTATTAAGggacaacaatttttttttttcgaaaatcaTTTCCGGCAAGGGtttatttactaaataaatatatgttacaaatatatgaaaaatcgTTTGAAAACATGTTACATAGAAaagacaagtgaaaagctgtcaatgtaacagcaaaccgggttttcttttaggTGAACtatatccataatccatgtcaactcTGAATTCATAAACACTACCTATCATAGCCAGTAAAATGGAGTACccatatgtaatattttgccaaaaatgattaagttaaaaaactgttatttttttcataaattatcaaagatcaaaatcctagcaatattcacacctctgatatatgtaccaTTGATCTGCagaagaacaacttcctatcttgaatacTGTTGGTAAAGTTATCCGAAAAATGAGGGTTCCCTTTTggcccgccattttcactatttcaatcaCCGGATTTTTCCGTAGAAAAACccgataaaaaatataaactagAAACATCTTCTAAACTTTTAGTGCACCTTTTCCCATATGTTTTGCTACATTTGGTTAACATCATAtttctgagagaaaaaaaaacccacaagaaAAGTCATCGATAGAATTTATTTTAGTTAAATGGAATATTGATCTGTAATCACATTGACTTTCAGGGCAAAGCTGACAAGTTTATCGAAAAAGAGAAGTAAATGTACATAAGTTTACCTAATTTGCTATGCATTTCGATTTAAAGATAAGCGCATTCAGCTcgtattttgtaaacaaatcaaattgtatcGAATCACGGTAGATCCTTGTATGGTGCCAGCTATTATTCATTGGTCGCcgtgtattttataaaatttacagatttgaTTCCAGACTAACTATATGTACATTTGGAATGACAGTAGTTGTTTTCTTCCTTGTGGGTTTTTATATCAaagaattatttgaaatttatttacataaatttcAGAAGTATCTGTCAATTGGTTGGTATTTTTTAGGCTGAACAAGAACAATATAGCATTCATTAAGTTTTAAATTGAACTAATTTTAAACAGAATACGTGTTAATATGCTTTATTTCTCGTAACTCTGTTTTGAACGGACTGGTCGTGTATATCAGTATAAATGTAGGCTGATTAAatgaatgaagaaaaaaagttgAAGGAAACTGGTGTCAGTTTTACttgtttgtcattttgtttttaatttcaccaCACTTAAACACCGATACTTTTGcctatttaaaaatatctaaagaCTAGAAAAATAATGTATGATTGTGAAACATGTTGACGTTTTCGATTAGGCTTCATAAGGTATTCGTGTAGTATTgaatctcaatttttttttatatcatcagGTAAAAATACCAAcctaaaaattaagtttttaagtACTGCAGacgttataaaatcaaatacctTAAAGTTTTTGCAACAGGTTTTGCAACTCTATCAGAAATCTtgtgaattgttttaaaaacccgaattttttttacatttttaattattgtgctTTGATAAGACATTACAAGTATCCGTGAATTTCATAATGATttggatattttaaaataatctcTTTGTTTTTTCATAAACGTTTTGGTTTCCcgtttttcttttgaaattttgattcatATTTAGGTTTGTTTTGATTGTTAGGTTTTTTGCTGGTATCTATCGCTTACATTTCCCTCTTTTACCGACATGATCCTGATAATGCTATCtgttatttattctttaaattaatgtattaaGGTAATGATTATTAAGAGCTTTTAATTGCTCTTATAATTACATTATATGCAATGTAACCACCTTTTACCAAATAAAGAAAGTTTATATAGGCAGGTAAACGCACatacaaatactagtatatgcaGTTCATAATCAATATCTTTTAGATCAATAtgtccggttttttttttaccttttatatGTCTTACTACTAAGAAAATGATAACGGCGGTCTTCTCTCTGTTGTGTTCAAAACGTCATCCAACTTCAGATTGTCACTTAAAGTGCATGCTATGTTCATCATGTTTCTCACCTTGAACAATTCATTGCTAAATGTGGAGAAGAAATACCGAACTGTTAACGTACAAAACCTGAGTAAATAGGACAGCTCATTCATAAATCTCATCAAAATCACATGACATGGATACTAACTGTCGTTACGTTGTAAAGAACACACAAAGACCATATCAACAAGTTAGCTAGATTAACCGTATAATTAGCTTGAAGGTAGTTTTTTAtttcgtaataaatatataattattatgtgATAAATCTTCAAGTAATTGAAATCTAAATAAGAAACACAGTTGTATGTTTTGTACATAATATAAAAGTCTGCTTCTTTACAGCTCTTATTCAACACGGtaaggtttttaaaaagtaatataaagagaattttttattgattgtaaTAGCACATTAAggcttgattttaaaatgcacTGTGTGTAACGACTAGTTCATACATAGATtagtttttctgtattttatatatatattttgttagaaAACTTATTCAGAGAGGTTAACTCTGTAAATAAAATGTAGAacaatcaaaaaattaaatataaaatgaaaaattaagaatcttgattttttttttatactttagcTTAAAAATTGATTCTTATATTGTATGATGTAAgtattttaaacttctttttgACCACTGAATAATTAAgtaaactagagcagagctcgtggcaaaaccacgagtaggtcttccgttgttgctgcgggttgaaaatatatgcgatatggtgtcaaacgacaataatgactaaactttcagttctgcttttgttataaaaacgtgttgtgattgaaagcctgtatataaaacatgttttgaaaagaaaggaagaaaatgctGTATGAAAactgtcgaacacagtttgtgtaatcatttcaaaaattctttaaaaaatgagacaTCATGTTAAATGGCGAGTTAaatcaaagggtagcaagcattgttataaacagtatgtactcatgactcatgtcaggaattgtatttttcttttaaaaccgaacacgcctacaaaacacgtaaccttttctctaagataactcctttattcaaatctttctaaatttttgaagactatatgcaagtttagaattgttacGTGCGGACAAACTTTAGTAATTAGTCAAAATTTATGGCATCTCTGAACTTTTCTATAGGGAAATGTGGGTCGTCTGATATCATTTAATGATACGAGTAgacttggacattcaaaataatatataatcagctaaaaaaaaaaagatcagcgggagtatttatgcaaaagcgagcatctaaattttacaccagatggttCTGTTTCATAAAGACACCGCTGTGTAAcgtaatgtaattaaataaccttatttacagaATGAATAGCACCTCTCTCGACGatgtaataatatgcaaaatccttatttttatgtcagtgggttgatttataaaatagaaaaaaaaacttcaatagcgcttgcgtaaattggaattctgggaaggaattagacagtccgtgttagagaaattcgaagaagttatgaaactggtcagtttctagatcaaactgcgcattgatgtattaaaaaactATTATGTGTATCGTCTTGTAGCCACGGTCCGGAATCcgtatgtgcagtcatacattgtatgtatatcgatacacctttacctcctcacctacatccatacaaatgagggtgcaactttcatatacacatgcatagtattatagttctggaaactatttatcttgtattttaatatattgggtattcattgttcacctaaaattattattccactggctgtagctaaccttctaagtaaattaagttgcattacaacctcataataAACaacttcaattcatttttttttttataaattttcatacaattagcaataaataaaatccccaataacgcacttaagtgtaactttgagaagcgcatatattttttggatatgtcgctatattatagtctgcaagtcaagtgAACAATTatggtctttcaaagaaataagaaatctgtcgacacttgcagtactttgatgatttctatggcgatcgactgcattgcataatgtagtcgtatttctAAAGAACAAAATTCCCTTtgacttccaactttcaattataatatattatgaattattctgttcataactatagaagtttagtgtgtttaacgggttaatttattagccacaCTCTCAGGTAACGATTCCACATCTTTAATGTAAAGATGACTGACTTCGaataatagtcttattgttaataaaagcaccttccaactgttactcaattacatatgttctgagTTGTGTGTGCtaaagcgacacaagatttttggtcgcacgtggcgattgaattaacacagactgaccgaataaacaatcgggtgggaaagtgaaacacgttgaatagaaaatgttacacataagaagaagtcaccaaaaatgattttcgacagatctggatatctttttgccaatctaaaaaaaatccagcgcaagcacttgtcagcggggcgggaggagggggtgGGGACGCAGCAATGAATTCGCTTCCACACTCAAACGAACAACCATGTattagaaaaactacagagtgATTGATATgggaccgatagaatctaatcttcagttgtttaaaactcatgtgaatattctttcaaataatcatcaaatgccTCCATTCAGGacaattcaggacattcttttatcgtgctagcacctaccgcaaacatgtaacatggaactttgattataatttgagttgatttttaaactaccttgtacgctatagtataattaaatcaatgctcAATCAGCTGTACaagcaaaataaatttatcttttcatcttaattttatatataaatagttgaaaacataataagtatagttctgtccgtgcaaaatatgaaacatgagcgcgtaataaggtacatgtagaagaacacgagccgactgcggatcacttgtccactcgcgctttatctcctcggccatgtgcgagggatgatcatcatttaatattgg containing:
- the LOC105345179 gene encoding keratin-associated protein 19-3, which gives rise to MFRLLCCLALFSVAFGFYYGGIGYGLGLNNPYYGNSLYGNGLYGNGLYGNGLYGNGLYGGLYGNGLYGGLYGNGIYGNGLYGGLYGNDLYNGLYGNNVYGGLNGYRSGLGRLGKSYY